In one Paraburkholderia azotifigens genomic region, the following are encoded:
- a CDS encoding NTP transferase domain-containing protein: MRAIILAAGLGLRLQQPVGEQFPKCLLRFDGVTLLERHLQMLDAAGIDDVVLALGFQPELVEAELERIGWPHKVEIMLNPRFDLGSVLTVHTVADAMTAGGDVLLMDADVLYDERILSALVAGQHANRLLIDRDFEAGDEPVKLCLKDGVPVELRKQLAVGLEYDTIGESVGFFRLREETAKRFAEIVAGYVDSGRANMPHEEAVRDLLLERSHVFDTADVTGAPWIEIDFPNDVKRAAAEILPMLQPLVGAAR; the protein is encoded by the coding sequence ATGCGCGCCATCATTCTTGCTGCAGGTCTTGGCCTGCGTCTCCAGCAACCCGTCGGAGAACAGTTTCCCAAATGCCTGCTGCGTTTCGACGGCGTGACCCTGCTCGAACGTCATTTGCAGATGCTTGATGCAGCGGGTATCGATGACGTCGTGCTGGCGCTTGGCTTCCAGCCGGAACTGGTCGAAGCGGAACTGGAGCGGATCGGTTGGCCGCACAAGGTCGAGATCATGCTGAACCCGCGTTTCGATCTGGGCAGTGTGCTGACTGTTCACACTGTCGCTGACGCGATGACGGCTGGCGGCGACGTGCTGTTGATGGATGCCGACGTGCTGTATGACGAGCGCATCTTGAGCGCTCTGGTGGCGGGTCAGCACGCGAACCGTCTTCTTATCGATCGCGATTTCGAAGCGGGCGATGAGCCCGTCAAGCTGTGTCTGAAGGACGGTGTCCCGGTTGAGCTGCGCAAGCAGCTGGCGGTCGGGCTCGAGTACGACACCATTGGCGAGTCGGTTGGGTTTTTCCGTCTGCGTGAAGAGACGGCCAAGCGGTTTGCTGAAATCGTTGCGGGGTATGTCGATAGCGGGCGTGCCAATATGCCTCATGAAGAGGCTGTGCGGGATCTGCTGCTCGAACGCAGCCATGTGTTCGATACGGCGGATGTCACGGGCGCGCCATGGATCGAGATTGATTTTCCGAACGATGTGAAGCGCGCTGCTGCCGAGATTTTGCCGATGCTTCAGCCGCTTGTGGGCGCGGCGCGGTAA
- a CDS encoding flippase-like domain-containing protein: MTRAAMILLTIGGGLFVALLAWQGFGSVVSTLMAAGWGLALVAAFHLLPLVLDAGAISVMFDRKQKEVTERDAVFARWIGESVNSLLPAGQIGGPVMMVRQLSQRGLRMRDAAAAITVSTTLQALAQIVFAMLGLLLFGASAAHGAMQDLQTAALIATGALAAMIVGFYMAQRRGLFGKALRVMSKVFGKRDWSALTTRADAVDVAVRELYDQRGKVAASFAFSLAGWIVGTVEVWLALRFLGHPVGWVDALLLESLGQAIRGAAFAIPGSLGVQEGGYLLLAPLVGLPPEAALALSLVKRARELLLGLPGLLYLHFSERSWQRRRATRLPAVD, translated from the coding sequence GTGACGCGTGCCGCCATGATCCTGCTGACGATCGGCGGCGGGCTGTTCGTCGCGCTGCTCGCATGGCAGGGCTTCGGCTCGGTCGTGTCGACGCTGATGGCGGCCGGCTGGGGCCTGGCGCTGGTTGCAGCGTTCCACTTGCTGCCGCTCGTGCTCGATGCGGGCGCGATCTCGGTGATGTTCGACCGCAAGCAGAAGGAAGTGACCGAACGCGACGCGGTGTTCGCGCGCTGGATCGGCGAATCGGTGAATAGCCTGTTGCCCGCTGGCCAGATCGGCGGCCCTGTGATGATGGTGCGCCAGCTGTCGCAACGCGGCCTGCGTATGCGCGACGCGGCCGCCGCGATCACCGTCAGCACCACGTTGCAGGCGCTCGCGCAGATCGTCTTCGCGATGCTCGGCTTGCTGCTGTTCGGCGCGTCGGCCGCACACGGCGCGATGCAGGATCTGCAGACGGCGGCGCTGATTGCAACGGGCGCGCTCGCGGCGATGATCGTCGGCTTTTATATGGCGCAGCGTCGCGGGCTGTTCGGCAAGGCGCTGCGCGTGATGTCGAAGGTGTTCGGCAAGCGCGACTGGTCGGCGCTGACCACGCGTGCCGATGCCGTCGACGTGGCCGTGCGCGAACTGTACGATCAGCGCGGCAAGGTCGCGGCGAGCTTCGCGTTCAGCCTCGCGGGCTGGATCGTCGGAACGGTGGAAGTGTGGCTCGCGCTGCGCTTTCTCGGTCATCCCGTCGGCTGGGTCGACGCGCTGCTGCTCGAAAGCCTCGGTCAGGCGATTCGCGGCGCGGCTTTCGCGATTCCCGGCTCGCTTGGCGTCCAGGAAGGCGGCTATCTGTTGCTGGCGCCGCTCGTGGGCCTGCCGCCGGAAGCGGCTCTCGCGCTGTCGCTGGTGAAGCGCGCGCGCGAACTGCTGCTCGGCTTGCCGGGCCTGCTTTATCTGCACTTCAGCGAACGTAGCTGGCAACGGCGGCGCGCAACGCGTCTGCCTGCTGTCGATTGA
- a CDS encoding HalD/BesD family halogenase yields the protein MSVPAEENVITPNSMDTAAGLAPASAVSGAASALNGAPDPDRAVASRVRTFDNARLRKDFDDQSAFLYLEDFLAPEVTAQLVAAARGLLPEVNRNYLPGHKQGGSVSRHTIDRLAPFIAQLYRSKELIGFLEHLTGDKLLLSPADDPHAYALYYYTKPGDHIGWHYDTSYYDGRRYTLLLGVIDESSCRLDYELHTRNPDKADLPGSVQIPPGGLVFFDGDKLRHRITPALENEMRVSLTFEYVTDPNMRPWRRVISNLKDAIAYFGFRQVFSQFARRNAKGEGV from the coding sequence ATGAGCGTGCCCGCAGAAGAAAACGTGATTACCCCCAACTCGATGGATACCGCTGCCGGCCTCGCGCCGGCTTCTGCCGTTTCTGGAGCGGCGTCTGCGCTCAATGGCGCACCCGATCCGGATCGCGCCGTCGCGAGCCGCGTTCGCACATTCGACAACGCGCGGCTGCGCAAGGACTTCGACGACCAGAGCGCGTTTCTGTACCTCGAAGATTTTCTTGCGCCCGAAGTGACGGCACAGCTGGTTGCAGCCGCGCGTGGCCTGCTGCCCGAAGTGAATCGCAACTATCTGCCGGGCCACAAGCAGGGCGGCAGCGTGAGCCGTCATACGATCGACCGTCTCGCGCCGTTCATCGCGCAGCTGTATCGCTCGAAAGAGCTGATCGGTTTCCTCGAGCATCTCACGGGCGACAAGCTGCTGCTGTCGCCCGCCGACGATCCGCACGCGTACGCGCTCTACTACTACACGAAGCCGGGCGACCATATCGGCTGGCACTACGACACGTCTTACTACGACGGCCGCCGCTACACGCTGCTGCTCGGCGTGATCGACGAATCCTCATGCCGTCTCGACTACGAGCTGCATACGCGCAACCCCGACAAGGCCGACCTGCCGGGTTCGGTGCAGATTCCGCCGGGCGGTCTGGTGTTCTTCGACGGCGACAAGCTGCGCCATCGCATCACGCCTGCGCTCGAAAACGAAATGCGCGTCTCGCTGACGTTCGAATACGTCACCGACCCGAACATGCGCCCGTGGCGCCGCGTCATCTCGAACCTGAAGGACGCGATTGCTTATTTCGGCTTCCGTCAGGTGTTCAGCCAGTTCGCTCGCCGCAATGCCAAAGGAGAAGGCGTGTGA
- a CDS encoding CDP-alcohol phosphatidyltransferase family protein: protein MTSQSHPPRNVPPPRMWDARLARRLIMPLVDTPVTPNHLTTLRLLIGLAGGLALARGGFAWTNVGAFLIVLSNFVDHTDGELARVSGKSSRIGHFYDLACDALVTVLLFGGMGYGMTSAQVGNLIGVQVSPFLLGTIAGIAVALIFFLRMRIEEMAGKAGTKQASVGGFETEDILYLLPLVTLTGGIAPFLVAASIGAPLFAAYVVIDYRRVLRRTRPAQETSQAVVSR, encoded by the coding sequence ATGACTTCGCAATCACATCCTCCCCGGAACGTTCCGCCGCCCCGCATGTGGGACGCCCGGCTTGCCCGGCGGCTCATCATGCCGCTCGTGGATACGCCCGTCACGCCGAATCACCTGACCACCCTGCGCCTGCTGATCGGTCTCGCGGGCGGCCTGGCATTGGCTCGCGGCGGTTTCGCGTGGACCAACGTCGGCGCGTTTCTGATCGTGCTGTCCAATTTCGTCGATCACACCGACGGCGAACTCGCGCGCGTCAGCGGCAAGTCGAGCCGCATCGGTCATTTTTACGATCTCGCGTGCGACGCGCTCGTCACGGTGCTGCTGTTCGGCGGCATGGGCTATGGCATGACGTCCGCGCAGGTCGGCAATCTGATTGGCGTCCAGGTGTCGCCGTTCCTGCTCGGCACGATCGCGGGCATTGCGGTTGCGCTGATCTTCTTCCTGCGCATGCGCATCGAGGAAATGGCGGGCAAGGCGGGTACGAAGCAGGCGTCCGTCGGCGGCTTCGAGACGGAAGACATTCTGTATCTGCTGCCCCTCGTCACGTTGACGGGCGGCATTGCACCGTTTCTCGTGGCTGCGTCGATCGGCGCGCCGTTATTTGCTGCGTATGTGGTGATCGACTACCGGCGCGTCTTGCGCCGCACTCGCCCGGCGCAAGAAACCAGTCAAGCCGTGGTTAGCCGATGA
- a CDS encoding HIT family protein, which translates to MPYDQQNPFARILRDELPSIRIYEDEHTVALMDIMPQAEGHVLVLPREPAAELFELSEDAAAAAIRTTRKIALAVKAVLNPPGMMVAQLNGAASGQTVPHVHFHVIPRHDGIPLKIHAAERADLDELRALAERLKAELNKSA; encoded by the coding sequence ATGCCCTACGATCAGCAGAACCCGTTTGCCCGCATCCTGCGCGACGAATTGCCGTCCATCCGCATCTATGAAGACGAGCACACCGTCGCGCTGATGGACATCATGCCGCAGGCGGAAGGCCACGTGCTGGTCCTGCCGAGAGAGCCTGCCGCCGAATTGTTCGAACTGTCGGAAGACGCGGCAGCCGCCGCCATCCGTACGACGCGCAAGATCGCGCTTGCCGTCAAAGCCGTGCTGAACCCGCCCGGCATGATGGTCGCGCAGCTGAACGGCGCGGCTTCAGGGCAGACCGTGCCGCACGTGCACTTCCACGTGATCCCGCGCCACGACGGCATTCCGCTCAAGATTCACGCCGCCGAACGCGCCGATCTCGACGAACTGCGCGCACTGGCCGAACGCCTCAAGGCGGAACTGAACAAGTCCGCCTGA